The Candidatus Margulisiibacteriota bacterium genomic sequence GCTCTTTTTGAAAATTCTCCAGGAGCGGCTAAACGGGCACCTTCATTCAATATCAATTCAATTATTGAATTGAGAACAACCCTGCCGCCATGACAATTAATTTCGATAACATCTTCACCTGTGAATGACCTTGGCCCAGGCATATAACTAATGAGTACTTGGTCAATTGTTTTTTGTGAGAGAGGATTGGTTATATAACATAGATTTAAAGTATTTGGCTTTATTGCTGCTTTTTTTAGGAATGACAGCCGCTCAATAATATTAAAAGCATTTTTGCCAGATATTCTAATTATACCTATAGCACCAACTCCAAAACCAGTCGCAATAGCTGTAATTGTATCCTGTATATACATTTGTTGATAATACCCGGGGTTAATAATCCCTGTCAGAGTATACGCTATTTGTATTTTTATTCGGAGCTATAATAACTTGTCTGTTATCTTTCTCACCACGGCTAAAAGTTCGGATACGTCTGTTATTCTCCAATGTCAGGTGAATTATTCTACGGTCTGATGCAGACATTGGTCCCATAGGTACCTCTATATTTTCAATTAAAGCCATTTTTGCTGCTTTGTTTGCTTTGATCTCCAAATTATTAATTCGTTTTTCTCTATATTGATTTGAATCAAGAATCAGATTATATTTTTTTTCATGCCCCTTATTGAGAACATTTCTCATTAAAAGTTGAAGTGCATTTAACGTCGCGCCTTCTTTACCGATAATCCTTCCGGTATCTTCACTCTTGATTTCCATTTCTATTTCATCGTCTTTAAAATTAACAATTTTAACAACAGAGACAAATCCCATTTCATCAAGTATTTCCTGTAATAAGTCTTTAATTTTCGCAATCTCTTCAGGATACCTTTCATTCTTATCTCTGTTATTTAGATCTCTAACATTTTCCGGAATATCTTCTACGTCCGGTTCATACTTTACAGGAACCTCTCCCTCTGCCTTTTTACTAAAAATCCCAAAAAATCCTTTTGCCATTTACACTTACTCCTTTCAAACATTCACTGTTTAAGCAATCTTTGTTTTTTCGTATTTTTTATTCATATATACTTGCTGGGCAATAGTTAGAATCTGTGATAAATTCCAATAAATAAGTACTCCAGCGGGGAAATTCAAACTAATAATTACCATTAAGAACGGCATAAACATAAACATTTTTGCCTGTTGCGGATCAACCGTCATCGTCTTCTGTGATAACCAGGTACTAATACCTAAAAGCGCCGGTAAAATATAAAAATGATCCGGTTTTACTAAGTTACTGATCCAAAGAAATGTTGCATTTGCTGAAGATACAGCCAGCATATTTTGAAAAGCTGGGCTTGTAAGAGTATAAAATAAGGCTATTAAAAAAGGTAACTGAATCAACAATGGAAGACACCCACTTAATGGATTCACTCCATTAGTTTTGTATAGTTTCATCATTTCAGCCTGCATTTTCTGGGGTTCGTCTTTAAACTTAGCTTGAATTTTCTTAAACATAGGTTGTAGTTCTGACATTTTTTTCATAGATATAAATTGCTTCTTATTAAGCGGATAAAATATTATTTTAACCACGAGAGTAAGAATCATTATTGCAAACGCATAACTATGACTGACAGAGTAGAACAGTTTTAATAATGGTAGCATTAAATTTTCGATAAGAAATTGGATCGGATGCATAATTAACCTCTATTACATAACAGGATCGATTCCACCCGGATGAAATGGGTGGCACTTGGATAATCGTTTTATTGTTAGATTAAACCCTTTTAATAATCCATATTTAAAAAAAGAATCTTTAGCATATTGTGAACAAGTTGGATAAAAACGGCATCGAGCAGGCCAGTAAGAAGAAATTAATTGATAACTACTGATCAGTTTTATAATGACTTTCGTTAAATAATTAACGTTCATCCCCCGATCCTCTCTAATTTTTTTAAAACCATATCCACTAACTCTGTTGATTTTTTCTTTAAAATGTCTTTTCTGGCAATTAAAATAATATGTTTAACATTACGACTAACTAAAAAATCTTTTGTATTATTTACCATTACTCGAAGGATTCTTTTAGCTCTGTTTCTTTTGACTGCTATGCCGACTTTTTTGCTGGCTATTATAAGATAGTCTATCAGATCAACCTGATCAGCTCTATAAAGATAGCAAACAAAAAAAGGTGAAACTATCTTTTCTCCTTTTTCGAATACAAGGTCAATTTCTTCTTTTTTGAGTAATTTTTTTATGTTAACTATTTTAGTTCCTAATTACATTATGATTACAGTATATTATTAGGCCGCTAACTGATACCTACCCTTAGATCGTCGGCTTTTTATAATATTCTGTCCACCATTTGTTTTCATTCTTGCTCTGAAACCATGTACTCTTTTTCGTTTTCTTGATTTTTGCTTCATATTCATTTTCATAATTTTCAATCCTCCTGAATGCTTCGTAATATATTAATTAAAAACTAGCATCTGGTCAAGTAAGTAAATACAAAAAGCTTTTTTCCCCTAAATTAATGGAAATTATCGAAGGTAAGAAATAATTGAAAATTTTTCAATATAAATATCCTTAATTAAAAGAATCAATGCTGTCAGCATAAACATTATTGCGTGGTCTCAAAAAAAAAGATCAAAAATTTATCATATATATGTAAAAAAATAATTGAAAAAACACTCCGATTCTGCTAAACTTAACCTTACAGCTGTGAATAACTTTATTAGAAACCTGTGGAAAACATGTGGATAAACAACAATAAATTCAATATAACCAGCAAATACGCGGATTTCATTCACTTTGTTTTAACTTTATTCTTTAGACAATTTAATGAATTTTCATTGTAATTATCATTATTATTATAATTAAGGATTATTTCTGTTATCCACAAGCATTGTTAATAACTGTAAAAAGCATTGTTGTGAAAAGCGTTAATTATTAAGGAGCCACTTTCATCTTGAT encodes the following:
- a CDS encoding 50S ribosomal protein L34; the encoded protein is MKMNMKQKSRKRKRVHGFRARMKTNGGQNIIKSRRSKGRYQLAA
- the rnpA gene encoding ribonuclease P protein component yields the protein MVNIKKLLKKEEIDLVFEKGEKIVSPFFVCYLYRADQVDLIDYLIIASKKVGIAVKRNRAKRILRVMVNNTKDFLVSRNVKHIILIARKDILKKKSTELVDMVLKKLERIGG
- a CDS encoding membrane protein insertion efficiency factor YidD, with translation MNVNYLTKVIIKLISSYQLISSYWPARCRFYPTCSQYAKDSFFKYGLLKGFNLTIKRLSKCHPFHPGGIDPVM